From the genome of Lotus japonicus ecotype B-129 chromosome 6, LjGifu_v1.2, one region includes:
- the LOC130725506 gene encoding protein FAR1-RELATED SEQUENCE 5-like encodes MTEPYLYEEDLLVDAACDAACGSGNVEPPSNIIPWVPPRISVDATHLFTTDQIFDTRDELEQWAKNVGKANGYVLVIARSDYAISGGKVFVTIKCAKHGIYRPYKDPNTFKYKKTASQKTDCKFNLKGRPTKGDRMWWLKVMDGKHNHEPAKSLVGHPYVGRLTEEEKGLVGTMTSTWTPPRQILAALKENNPSNLTTITQVYSCNKRFKKEERGPLTEMQHLMKKLVEAKYVHFERQQADSSEIRDLFWAHPDAVRLFNTFPHVVIMDCTYKTNRYQIPLLEMVGLTSTGLTFSIAFCYIVIKQATQRITTEYGLIESKNT; translated from the exons ATGACTGAACCGTACCTATATGAAGAAGATTTACTGGTTGATGCCGCATGCGATGCCGCATGCGGTTCTGGGAATGTTGAGCCTCCTAGCAATATCATTCCGTGGGTGCCCCCTCGTATAAGCGTGGACGCCACacatttatttacaactgaCCAG ATATTTGATACTCGTGATGAGCTTGAACAATGGGCTAAGAATGTTGGAAAGGCGAATGGTTATGTGCTGGTGATTGCAAGGTCTGACTATGCTATAAGTGGAGGAAAGGTATTTGTTACTATTAAGTGTGCGAAGCATGGTATTTACAGGCCATACAAGGACCCGAATACATTCAAGTACAAAAAGACCGCATCACAAAAGACTGATTGTAAGTTTAATCTCAAAGGACGACCTACGAAGGGTGATAGAATGTGGTGGCTGAAAGTGATGGATGGtaaacacaaccatgaaccagctaaatCACTAGTTGGACACCCCTACGTTGGTCGACTAACAGAGGAAGAGAAGGGGCTTGTGGGCACCATGACTAGTACTTGGACTCCACCGAGACAAATACTAGCGgcattgaaggaaaacaatccaaGTAACTTGACTACAATCACTCAAGTTTACAGTTGCAACAAAAGGTTTAAAAAAGAGGAGAGGGGaccattgacagaaatgcaacatttgatgaagaagttgGTAGAAGCCAAGTATGTTCACTTTGAAAGGCAACAAGCTGATTCAAGTGAGATTAGGGATCTCTTTTGGGCTCATCCTGATGCGGTCAGactcttcaacacattccctcaTGTGGTCATCATGGATTGCACGTACAAGACAAACAGATATCAGATCCCCTTGCTTGAAATGGTTGGTCTCACTTCTACGGGGTTGACTTTCTCCATAGCATTTTGCTACATAGTTATTAAGCAAGCAACACAGCGAATTACTACTGAATACGGATTAATAGAAAGCAAGAACACTTAA
- the LOC130721935 gene encoding uncharacterized protein LOC130721935, with product MASTIIKLFSLVILVVLLANANSSKAQSSTTESTISASPGVLPYETSPDISSFFPTPSSEAEASASAPAPSSGELDGKKSSSSARLGSAATFVGILLSRVLIINMVNV from the coding sequence ATGGCTAGTACTATCATCAAGTTGTTTTCCCTTGTCATTCTGGTTGTCTTGCTTGCCAATGCCAATTCTTCAAAGGCTCAGAGTTCAACTACTGAGTCGACAATTTCAGCTTCTCCTGGTGTTTTGCCTTACGAGACTTCGCCCGATATTTCCTCATTTTTCCCCACTCCAAGTTCTGAGGCAGAGGCATCTGCATCTGCACCGGCCCCAAGTTCAGGAGAATTGGATGGCAAGAAGTCTTCTAGTTCAGCAAGGTTGGGTTCTGCAGCTACCTTTGTTGGTATTCTGCTCTCTAGAGTCTTGATAATCAACATGGTTAATGTTTGA